CTACGTCTTCCGGCGTGAGGTGATCGAGGGGGTCGCCGCCGACACCGTGGTATCGGTGGAGCGGGAGACCTTCCCGGGCCTGCTGTCCGCCGGGGCGAAGGTGATGGGCCATGTCGACAGCAGCTACTGGCTGGACCTGGGCACCCCGCTGGCCTTCGTCCAGGGGTCGGCCGACCTGGTGCGCGGCATCGCCCCGACCGCGGCCCTGTCGGCGCCGGTCGGCGAGTCCCTGGTGATGGACGGGGCCACCGTGGCCGACGACGCCCGGATCATCGGCGGGACGACGATCGGGGCCGGTGCGCAGGTCGGCGCCGGGGCCTTGGTCGACGGATCCATCGTCTTCGGCCGGGCCCGGATCGGCGACGGCGCCCGGATCACCCGGTCGGTGATCGGCACCGGCGCCGTGGTCGGGGCCCGCGCCGTCATCACCGATGCCGTCATCGGCGACGATGCGATCATCGGTGCGGACAACGAACTGATCTCCGGCGTCCGGGTGTGGCCGGGGGTGTCGATCCCCGACGGCGGCGTGCGGTTCTCGGCTCCATCCTGAGGCGCGGACGGTCGGTCCAGGCGACCCGGCGCGGTCGGGTCAGCGAATCAGGAACGCATCGCCGGTCCCGGCCGCCGGCCGAGGCTGGAGCGGGCCGGCCGGGTGGCCGATGCCGATCGTGCCCAGCGGCTCCCAGTCGTCCGGCAGGCCAAGCACCGATCGCACCACCACCGGCGCGAAGATGGTGGAGGAGATCCAGGCCGAGCCCAGCCCCTCGGCGGCCAGGGCGACCAACAGTGCTTGCACAGCAGCGCCCCCGGCCACGGTGAACATGGTCCGCTCGGCCTCCCGGCGGCGGTGGTCCGGGTAGTCGTGCCGGCCGTCGCCGGTGACGAACGGCACCACGATCTCGGTCGCGTGGTGCAGGATCTGGCCGCGTGACGTGCGCCGGGCGATCCGGTCGTCCGGCCATCCGTCCGCCGCCAGGTCGGCTTCCCACTCGGCCAGCATGGACTGCAACAGCGCCTGTCGGTGCTTGCGCACCAGCACGAACCGGACCGGCCGGGTGTGGTGCGGGGCGGGGGCGGTGAGGGCGGTGCCGATGCACCGCCGCAGCACGTCCTCGTCGACCGGTTCGCCACTGAAGCTCCGCACGGTGCGCCGGAGGAGGACGGCCTCCCGGCGTCCCTGCTGGATGGCCAGGTCGGTGCCGAGGCGGAACAGATCTTCCTCGTAGGGGCGGATCAGCGACCGGGCGGTGACACTCCCGGTTCCGGTCGCACCGAGGCCGCGCACAACGGCGACCGGGACGCCGGCCAGCTTCCCCTTGACCAGGTCTCCGGCGGCGGCGATCTCGTCGCCCAATCCGACCTGGGTCACCACCAGCTCGTTGCCGAACGCGTCGACGCCGCCGCGGTGGTCCTCGAGCACTCGCACCCCGGCGGCTCCGATGGCCACGTCGATGACGCCGTTGCGCCAGGCCCGGCCCTGGGTGTCGGTGATCACCACGCCGACCTTGAGGCCGTTGGCGGCGAAGGCGGCCACGATGGCCGCCGCGGAGGCATCGGGGTCTTCCGGGAGCAGCGCGATCTCGTCCAGCCGGACGTTCGACGCGTCGATCCCGGCCGCCGCGGCGACGATCCCGAGCCGGTTCTCGACGATCTTGGTGCGACCGATCTGGGCGACCAGCCGCACCGTCTCGGAGTCGACCAGGTCGCGGCGGAAGTTCTCCCGGGCTTCGGGCTCGGTGGGGGACCGGACCAGGCGGCCCTCGACCTTGGACACGGCCTTCGAGGTCACCACCAGGACGTCCCCGTCCACGATCCAGGGCGCCGCGGCTGCGATCGCGCCGGCCAGGTCGTCACCCGGGCGGAAGTCGGGCAGGCCGAAGATCGGCAGCACCTGTAGCCCGGCCGCCGCGGCCGGGCGGCCGTCCGGTAGGTCCGTTCGTCCGGCGGGGTCGGGATCGGTCATCGGGTCAGCTCCAGACAGGCATGGACCATCTTGGCGGTCGCGCTCGGGTCGGTCATCAACAACGGCGCCTCGCCGATCCGAACCCCTGGAACGTCGGCGTTCTCACCTTCGGCGACCAGGAACGCGTCGATGAGGCCGCCGTCGGACCGGGCGCCGTAGTGCCGCCCGACGCCCTGCGCGGACACCTCGACGCCGATCGCCTGCAGGCAGGCGTCGGCGTGGCCGCGCAACGGTTTCCCGGCAATCAGGGGCGAGACCCCGACCACCGGCGCCTTCGCGGCGACCACGGCCTCCTTGATGCCGGGCACGGCCAGGATCGGGCCGATCGAGACCACCGGGTTGGACGGGGCGACCAGGATCAGGTCGGCCTCGGCGATGGCCTCCAGCACCCCGTTCGCCGGGCGGGCCTCGTCCGACCCGATCGTCAGGAAGGCCTTGGCCGGCAACGAGGCCCGGTAGCGGGTCCACCACTCCTGGAAGTGCAGGGCCACGTCAGGTGCCTCGCCGGCCGGTCCGGTCCAGGTCGGGTCGGCCACCACCACGTGGGTCTCGACCCGCTCGTCGGACATCGGCAGCAGGGTGACGCCGGGACGCCACTTGGCGGCGAGCGCGGCGGTGACCGCCGACAGCGGATAGCCCGCGTCGAGCATCCGCGTTCGCACCAGGTGGGTGGCGATGTCCTTGTCGCCCAGGGCGAACCAGGGGGCCTCGGCGCCGTACGCGGCGAGTTCGGCCGCGGCCGTCCAGGTTTCGTCCTTGCGCCCCCAGCCGCGTTCGGTGTCGGCCACCCCGGACAGGGTGTACAGGCAGGAATCCAGGTCGGGGCAGACCTGCAGTCCGTGCAGGCGGATGTCGTCGCCGATGTTGACGATCGCGGTGACCTGATCCGCGCCAGGGTCGCCGTCCGGCCCGGGCCCCGTCGGGTCCCAACCGAGAAAGGCCTTGACGCCCAGCAGGAACTTGGCCCCGCCCACTCCGCCGGTCAACACAGTGATCTTCACCCGACCGATCCTGCCACGCGGCAGTGGTCGAGAACCCACGGGTGAGGCGAGCGCGTGGGCCTGGATACCAGCGGGAGGCCGGGGGCCAGGGCGGAGCGTCAGAAGCCGCTGGTCCGCCAGAACTGGAAGTGCTGCGCCCCCTGGGCGGCGGCGTTGCTGGTGAAGATGCTCCCAAAGGTGCGCATCAGGTAGTAGGCCGGTTCGAACAGGACGGTGCTGGCGTTGGGGATGGAGAACAGGATCACGAACACGACCAGGGGCGCCCAGCCGCGGAACGGGGCGATGGCCCGCTGGGTGGCCGCCGACAGGTACGGCGCGATGATGCCGAACCCGTCGAACCCGGGCACGGGGAGGATGTTCAGGATCGCCGTGACGAACTGCAGCAGGGCCAGAAACGCGATGGCCTGGTAGAGACCGCTGGGGCTGAAGTAGCCGTCGACGTATTCACGAGGGAGTGAATTCGCGACGAGCACCAGGACCGCCCCGAGCGCGAAGTTGGTCGCCGGTCCGGCCAGTGAGACCAGGCTGGACCACCACCTCCGGCGCAGCCGGTGGCTCTCGATGAGCACCGCGCCGCCCGGCAACGGGATCCCGCCGGCGATCAGAATGATCACCGGAATCACGATGCTGTAGACCGCGTTCAGATAGCGGAACGGGTTCAGCGTGAGGTAACCCCTTGCGCGGACAGCGAAGTCGCCACCGGCCAGGGCGGTCGCAGCGTGGGCGAACTCGTGCAGGCACAACGAGATCACCCACCCGGCCAGCACCAGGAGGAAGATCCACACATTCACCGGGGTCGCGTTGGTGGCGGCGGCGTAACCGGCCAGCACTGCGATCACGACCAGGGTGGGGAACACCCATCTGCCCGCGGCTTGCCTACTGAGCGATTCCGTCATGCCACCAGTGTGCGGGAGAAAAAACGCCTGATAGCACGGGGAGCGCTTGACGCGACGCGGGACACACCTGTGTAATCACATCGGTGTGATTCGCTGGTGCTCCTGAAGCTGACCTGACTCACCACTGCAGTATCAGTGCCTGCACCTGGTGAGGGCTGAAATTCATTGCCCGGTTGCCTGTCCGGCACCGAAACCGTTGAAAGGACTCGACACGTGTCGAACCTGGGGGATGCCTCCGCCGGCGAGGTCTTCATCGATCTCGGGCGCAGGTCCGTCGAGAATGTGCAGGCCGTCGACTTCGGCTCCGAGATCGGCACCGACCTGCTGACCGGTGACGAGGCCGACTGGCACGAACGGGCGCTTTGCGCCCAGACCGACCCCGAGGCCTTCTTCCCGGAGAAGGGCGGCTCCACCCGCGAGGCGAAGAAGATCTGCACCGGCTGCGAGGTCCGCTCCGAGTGCCTGTCGTACGCCCTCGCCAATGACGAGCGGTTCGGCATCTGGGGCGGGCTGTCCGAGCGCGAGCGCCGTCGCCTCAAGCGCAGCGCCGGCTGAGCCGTTCACCGCAGTCCCGCACCGGGTGACGCGCAGGGGGCGCGCGCCGGGTGGTTCGCCGGTCAGGCCGGCCGGTCGTCGTTGCCCTCGCCGAGTACGGCCGTCAGTTGTTCGCCGAGTACCTCGGCCACCAGTTCGTTCAGATCGCCCGAGTCCGCCGCCCTGACCTCGAGCGGACGCCGATAGACCACCACTCTGGCCTTCGTGGCCCGACCCCGGGCATCGACGCCCGGCGGCGAGAACCGGGTCAGCGGCACCCCGCCGTCGAGTACCACGTCCGACGACGGCACCACATTGCCGACCGGCAGGGCCGGGACCTCGTCGACGGCGAACTCGATCGACGCCAACTCGGTCGGCCACCGCTCCTCGAGATCGGCCACCGCCTCCAGTACGGCGTGGTCGAACTGCTCCGCTCTGGTCCGGGCGGCCGGCAGGTCGGCCGGGAGCAGCGGGGTGCGCAGGCCACGACCGCGTCGATCCCGCACCCCCCGACGCTTCCGCCGTCCGGCCGGAGGGCCGCTGCGGACCGGCGCCGGACGTTGGACGTCGGGCAGCGGACTTCCGGTTGAACCTGCTCTGTACTCGACCATGACGCAGCCAGCTTATGACGCCCGCCCACCCCTGGTGACGACGCCGGGCCGGGCCCGGAACCCGCGCGTTTCGCGATGTCGGTCCGGCGCGCCGCGGTGGGCCGGGCGACGTCAGGAGTTACTGTCCCGGAGTGGTCAGATCCAGGCGCTGCTCGCGAACCGGGTGCATCGAACCGGCAGTCGCGACACTGACGTACGCCTACGCCGAGTCGACGGCCGTCGTCGGGCCGTTGGCCACCGCGGCCGAGCCGCACTCCTACGATCTGTGTTCACGGCACGCCGTTCACCTCACCGCCCCCAGAGGCTGGGAGGTGGTCCGGCCCGACGCCGATTTCGACGACGACGTCCGCAGTTCCGACGACCTCGAAGCGCTGGCCGACGCCGTCCGCGAGGCGGGCCGGGTGG
This window of the Nakamurella panacisegetis genome carries:
- the cofD gene encoding 2-phospho-L-lactate transferase — translated: MKITVLTGGVGGAKFLLGVKAFLGWDPTGPGPDGDPGADQVTAIVNIGDDIRLHGLQVCPDLDSCLYTLSGVADTERGWGRKDETWTAAAELAAYGAEAPWFALGDKDIATHLVRTRMLDAGYPLSAVTAALAAKWRPGVTLLPMSDERVETHVVVADPTWTGPAGEAPDVALHFQEWWTRYRASLPAKAFLTIGSDEARPANGVLEAIAEADLILVAPSNPVVSIGPILAVPGIKEAVVAAKAPVVGVSPLIAGKPLRGHADACLQAIGVEVSAQGVGRHYGARSDGGLIDAFLVAEGENADVPGVRIGEAPLLMTDPSATAKMVHACLELTR
- a CDS encoding site-2 protease family protein is translated as MTESLSRQAAGRWVFPTLVVIAVLAGYAAATNATPVNVWIFLLVLAGWVISLCLHEFAHAATALAGGDFAVRARGYLTLNPFRYLNAVYSIVIPVIILIAGGIPLPGGAVLIESHRLRRRWWSSLVSLAGPATNFALGAVLVLVANSLPREYVDGYFSPSGLYQAIAFLALLQFVTAILNILPVPGFDGFGIIAPYLSAATQRAIAPFRGWAPLVVFVILFSIPNASTVLFEPAYYLMRTFGSIFTSNAAAQGAQHFQFWRTSGF
- a CDS encoding coenzyme F420-0:L-glutamate ligase, with the translated sequence MTDPDPAGRTDLPDGRPAAAAGLQVLPIFGLPDFRPGDDLAGAIAAAAPWIVDGDVLVVTSKAVSKVEGRLVRSPTEPEARENFRRDLVDSETVRLVAQIGRTKIVENRLGIVAAAAGIDASNVRLDEIALLPEDPDASAAAIVAAFAANGLKVGVVITDTQGRAWRNGVIDVAIGAAGVRVLEDHRGGVDAFGNELVVTQVGLGDEIAAAGDLVKGKLAGVPVAVVRGLGATGTGSVTARSLIRPYEEDLFRLGTDLAIQQGRREAVLLRRTVRSFSGEPVDEDVLRRCIGTALTAPAPHHTRPVRFVLVRKHRQALLQSMLAEWEADLAADGWPDDRIARRTSRGQILHHATEIVVPFVTGDGRHDYPDHRRREAERTMFTVAGGAAVQALLVALAAEGLGSAWISSTIFAPVVVRSVLGLPDDWEPLGTIGIGHPAGPLQPRPAAGTGDAFLIR
- the manB gene encoding mannose-1-phosphate guanylyltransferase, which encodes MENERNVDAVVLVGGQGTRLRPLTLSAPKPMLPTAGVPFLEHLLSRIREAGITHVVLGTSYRAETFSDHFGDGSAFGLEIEYVVEEAPLGTGGAIRNVFDRLRADDVMIFNGDILSGVDLGELLATHRDNAADVTLHLVKVADPRAFGCVPTDADGRVEAFLEKTANPPTDQINAGCYVFRREVIEGVAADTVVSVERETFPGLLSAGAKVMGHVDSSYWLDLGTPLAFVQGSADLVRGIAPTAALSAPVGESLVMDGATVADDARIIGGTTIGAGAQVGAGALVDGSIVFGRARIGDGARITRSVIGTGAVVGARAVITDAVIGDDAIIGADNELISGVRVWPGVSIPDGGVRFSAPS
- a CDS encoding DUF3499 domain-containing protein; translated protein: MVRSRRCSRTGCIEPAVATLTYAYAESTAVVGPLATAAEPHSYDLCSRHAVHLTAPRGWEVVRPDADFDDDVRSSDDLEALADAVREAGRVERAHEPSPVTTGRRGHLRVLRFPAE
- a CDS encoding metallopeptidase family protein; the encoded protein is MRDRRGRGLRTPLLPADLPAARTRAEQFDHAVLEAVADLEERWPTELASIEFAVDEVPALPVGNVVPSSDVVLDGGVPLTRFSPPGVDARGRATKARVVVYRRPLEVRAADSGDLNELVAEVLGEQLTAVLGEGNDDRPA
- a CDS encoding WhiB family transcriptional regulator, which produces MGTDLLTGDEADWHERALCAQTDPEAFFPEKGGSTREAKKICTGCEVRSECLSYALANDERFGIWGGLSERERRRLKRSAG